In Setaria italica strain Yugu1 chromosome I, Setaria_italica_v2.0, whole genome shotgun sequence, the genomic window GCGTCCGCGACCGCGGCGACCCGCTTTACGCTCCTAGCGGGCGCCGGCCTCCgcagccgcgccgcccgcctccccaCTGCCGTGCGGTTCCAGCGCCAGCGGGGGCTCACCACCACCGCGCTCCTCAAGACCGCCGACCTCCGCCCCAAGGAGCAGGGCCAGCCCGAGACGCTCGACTACCGCGTGTTCCTCGTCGACGGCGGGGGCCGGAAGGTGTCGCCGTGGCACGACGTGCCGCTGCGCGCCGGGGACGGGGTGTTCCACTTCATCGTCGAGATCCCCAAGGAGAGCAGCGCCAAGATGGAGGTCGCCACCGACGAGGCCTTCACGCCCATCAAGCAGGACACCAAGAAGGGCAACCTCCGATACTACCCGTAAGGACTTTTGAACCGGGAAAATTGGATAAGAAATTTGGAGTTCTTGACTTACGGTTTATTTTGtccttttagaaaaaaaaatatcgccTCTTTTGTTCTAATTGGAACTAAAACATGAAAATCGAGGGCGTGATGGTATTCAATTACATGATAACGTATAGTAGAAAAGTTGACATTTTAAAAGGTTTTCGCTCTCTTGATCCAATCTGATGGATTCTCGTTTTTTCTACCTTTTGGGTTGGCTATGCAACACCACCTGTGGTCTATATTGTAGTGGGAAAGTTCTGTAGCCTGTAGGTTACTAAAATTGTTTTGATGGGAACTGAAATTGCTAGTCTGGCTTCTTAGTTTGGTGCAATTCAGCAATTCAGATTTGATGTTAGTCTTTATGTGAAGTAATCCTAATCTTTTCAGTTTGGCATGTAAGGTCATGGAAACAATGAAGTGGCTAAATAGTTCATTCAAACTGCTCTGGTCGAATGCTTGTGGCTGTCACTGTTGTCAATATACCCATTACAGTATATCCTATAAAGGATGAAAAGGGGTATTTAGCTTGGTGTTTGTATTTCAAGTGACAAGGTTCCCATCATCTTTGGTTCTTTTGTTAATGAGTAGATtgagaagaaaaaacttttACAGAGATATCCTCAAGGAGAATGGTAGTTGTAATCATGCTAGAAACTTATGATTCAGTAAGGTACATTGATGAAATGAACAAGGGGAATTTGTTCTCGATTAAAAGTCTGATGCTGCTCTGTTATGCTTTGACTTGATTTCTTTATTTTTGGGATAATACAATATTCAATGAAGTTTCTTGTTTTTATGTTGTTATCAGGCTTCAACTGTGAAACATACATGCTTGTTGGAGATGCAATTGAGTTTACACTGTTATTGGCCTCACAACGCATTTTTGCACAGCTTTCTTTGACATTACTTGTTACATCAGGTACAATATTAATTGGAACTATGGATTGTTGCCTCAAACATGGGAGGACCCGACTTCTGCAAATTCTGATGTGGAAGGAGCATTCGGAGATAATGATCCTGGTAATGGACATTTAATTTGTTATCTTTGAAAAATGTGGTTTCCATATTAACTTCGGGTTATCTAAATCTTTCTTTCCTGTGGCTTTATTTTCCAGTTGATGTTGTTGAGATAGGTGAAAGACGTGCCAATATTGGGGATGTTCTTAAGGTTAAACCATTGGCAGCTCTAGCAATGATAGATGAGGGGGAGCTTGACTGGAAAATTGTGGCCATTTCTTTGGACGACCCCAAAGCATCTCTTGTGAATGATGTGGATGATGTTGAGAAGCATTTTCCGGTATGATTGTGGTCCCTGTCCTTCTCTTTTAGTGCTTGTCCTTG contains:
- the LOC101784762 gene encoding soluble inorganic pyrophosphatase 6, chloroplastic, coding for MATAATASATAATRFTLLAGAGLRSRAARLPTAVRFQRQRGLTTTALLKTADLRPKEQGQPETLDYRVFLVDGGGRKVSPWHDVPLRAGDGVFHFIVEIPKESSAKMEVATDEAFTPIKQDTKKGNLRYYPYNINWNYGLLPQTWEDPTSANSDVEGAFGDNDPVDVVEIGERRANIGDVLKVKPLAALAMIDEGELDWKIVAISLDDPKASLVNDVDDVEKHFPGTLTAIRDWFRDYKIPDGKPANRFGLGNKPASKEYALKVIQETNESWEKLVKRNIPAGELSLA